TGGAGGCCTACGCGGCACACATGAAGGTGCGCAGCGCGCGCTGGCGCACGGTGTGCCTGGCCAAGCCTGACTTTGAACGCTATAGCGGGCCGCTGATGGGACGGGCCGCGATGGCCTAGCGCACCGGTCGCTCGAGCAGCGGATAGCGAATCACCGCACGCGACGGCATCGGAGGGTGCTCGACGACCAATCGCAAGCAGTGGAAATCCTCGGCAGACCAGCCCGCGCGCTCGAACGACAGCCGCATCACCTCCGCGTACTGATCCGCCAGGGGCGTCGACACGTCGGCTCCTCGCCCCAGGTGCACCGGGCGATCGTTGATGGGCAGCTTGGCCGAGGGTGGAAACTGCGGCGTGTTCTGCCAGGCGCCGCCGTAGATCGACGTTTCGGCCTGCAACGCCTCGGGCATGTCCTTGTGTACGAACAAATCGAAGAGGAGCGTCTCGACGGGCATACTTACCGCCGCGGCAAGCCATGCGGTTTCATCGGGCTTGGTCTGGTATCGCGGTACGTCGGCGCGATATCCGAAGCCGAAGTAGCAGCCAAACTCTCCGGTCTTGCCCACCGGTCCGTCGCCGACCTCGTACGTGACTTCGTCGCCATCCTCACGCACGTGGATCTCGGGCATGGGCCCGCGGGAGAACGAGGGCAAGAAGCCCCATGGCGCGTCCGGCGCCTCTTCGACCGCGAAACGCTGCACCTGGCCCTCGAACTCGTAGCGGCCAAGCCGGAACACGGGCCATCGCGGGATGGGACGGAACCGTCGGACCTTCTGCAACCCGGCGATGAGCATGACGTCGAGCATGTTCGGATCGTCGGCGTTGGGCGCCAGAACCTGCGCCGAAACCCGGGCCTTGGCCATCACGCCCCAGATGCCTGCATTGCCCCGAAAGGCGAGCTTCCGACTCTTCTCCAGGCCGGTCTCGGCCATGCTGTCCAGCATCAGATCCATCGTGGCCCGATCGCCACCGTGCGTAGCCACCATCGCCTCGATTTCGGCAATCGCAAGCCGGGTGCGCTGAAGGGCCGCGGCGTCGGCCCCAGCCTTCTCGGTCGCCTCCATCACCAGATCCAGCCCGGCCATTCCTGGCAGGAGCGGAAGGGCCTCGAATGCGTCCTCGGCCTGCAGCACCCGAGAGATCTTCCAGGTCAGGTTCTTGTTGAGCCCCAGCCGGCGCGAAACGTCCTGCGGGCGGTCCGGATCGGCCCCAACCTGCGAGTACAAGCCCAACAAGGCCCCGCGCAACTCACGGACGGCGTCGCGGCAGTGCTCTTCGAAGGTGGACCCGTTTGAAGTAGTCGTAGTACTCATTCTGTTCAAATACCGAACAATTAGGGTCGTTGACGAACGTGACGCAGTTGCGACGACGCATGGTACCCGCTTGGGGGCCACACGCAACAATTTTTCCTGAATTTTCTCTGGGGAAACTTGTGGAGATGGAACCAGGCGGCATAATCTCTCGGACCGATTTCGCATCCCTGGGGCAGCGAGCCCTTTCACGGGCACGCCATGAAGCGAGCCCCACCACGCACACGAGCGAGCCGCTCGCGGCTCCGGAGGCACGAGAAATGCAGATTCGAACCATTGCAGCGGCCGCCGCCCTGGTGTCGGTGTCCGGCCTGGCACTCGCCCAGGAGTTCTACACCATTCCCGTCGGCCAGGGCTTTGCCGACGACATCAGCAACACCGGCGTCGTCAGCGGCTCGAGCGGCTTCGGCGAGCAGTACTTCATGTGGACCGCCGACACCGGCTCGATGCAGATCGGTGGCGTCACCCCGGGCTTGGGCGTTGGCGGCCAGGGCAAGATCTCTGCCGACGGCCTCTTCATCAGCGGTACCACGTTCAATGCCGATCAGGGCTGGCACGAGATGTCGCGCTATGACGTCGCCGCCGGCGAGTGGACCGGCTTCGGCATGATCCCCGGCGTTGGCACGCAGATCGATGCCGAGGTCTCCAGCGGCTGGGCCATCTCGGGCGACGGCCGCCACGTCGTCGGGCTCGGCTGGACCAGCCTGGGCACCGCCGACACCCACGTCATGAAGTGGACCGAGGGCGTGGGCGTCATCGACATCGGCACCATGGCCGACGGCCAGTCGGCCCGCGCCAACGGCGTCAGCCACGACGGCGAGGTCATCGTCGGCTGGCAGGACGCGCCCGACGGCTTCCGCCAGGGCTCGGTCTGGATCGACGGCGTGCAGACGCTGATCACCGACGACATGGGCACCCAGCTCTCCGAGGCCATGGACGTCTCGGACGACGGCGTCTGGGCCTTCGGCATCGCCTTCGGCGGCCTGTTCGATCCCACCGACACGTGGCGCTTTAACACCAGCACCGGTGAGTTGCAGACCATCCCTCGCCTGGCGGTGGGCGCCGACAGCCGCATGGCCGCGGCGGCGGTCAACCACGACGGTTCGCTCGCCGGCGGCGGCACCTGGGGCTTCGGCTCCCCGGCCAGCTTCGGCCGCGGCTTTGTCTGGCAAGAGGGCGTGGGCACCACATCGGTGGCCGACTTCCTCGACAGCAAGGGCGTCAGCTACCCCGCGGGCTACACCTTCGCGTTCGTGAGCGCGATCTCGCCCGATGGCAACTGGATGGCCGGCTGGGGCTACCCCGACACCCTACGCAACCTCCAGACCTGGGTGGTCCGCCTGGACGCGTCGTGCCCGGCCGACTTCGATGGCGATGGTGATTTGACCCTGTTCGACTTCCTCGCGTTCCAGAACGCTTTTGACGCCGGCGAAGCTGCCGCCGATTTCGATGGCGACGGCGAGTTGACCCTCTTCGACTTCCTGGCGTTCCAGAACGCCTTCGACGCCGGCTGCGAGTAAGCCGCGCCCCGCCTGCTCACAAACTCTCACTTAGACAAGAAAGAGAACCATGAACAAGACGATCATCCTGGCCCTGCTCGCCGCCACCGGCGCCGCGGCCCATGCGGACCCCATCACCGTCACGATCACCGGCGAGGTTGCTTCCAGCCGAATCACCGAGGGCGATCTTGCGGCCGTCTCGGCCGGCGACATCACCACCGTCACGTTCCAGGTCGATTCGGACGAGTTCTTCGATGTCCTGCCCGGCGACCTGCGCAACTACCCCGTGAACAATGACTCATTCCTGCTGGACTTCGGCTCGGTCAGCACCACGATCGTGTCGGGCACCGAGGCGTTCTTCACGCTGGTTGACGGCTTCCCCGTCTCGGACGGCTTCATCCTGTCCACCTCGCGCACCTCGCCGGGCGGCGTACCGCTCCAGACCTCCCCCTACCAGCTCGGCTTCGACCTGGGCTACGAGGGCTCGACGCTCGACTCGCTGGACATCGCCGATGCCCTGGGCCTCTACGA
This portion of the Phycisphaerales bacterium genome encodes:
- a CDS encoding GC-type dockerin domain-anchored protein, encoding MQIRTIAAAAALVSVSGLALAQEFYTIPVGQGFADDISNTGVVSGSSGFGEQYFMWTADTGSMQIGGVTPGLGVGGQGKISADGLFISGTTFNADQGWHEMSRYDVAAGEWTGFGMIPGVGTQIDAEVSSGWAISGDGRHVVGLGWTSLGTADTHVMKWTEGVGVIDIGTMADGQSARANGVSHDGEVIVGWQDAPDGFRQGSVWIDGVQTLITDDMGTQLSEAMDVSDDGVWAFGIAFGGLFDPTDTWRFNTSTGELQTIPRLAVGADSRMAAAAVNHDGSLAGGGTWGFGSPASFGRGFVWQEGVGTTSVADFLDSKGVSYPAGYTFAFVSAISPDGNWMAGWGYPDTLRNLQTWVVRLDASCPADFDGDGDLTLFDFLAFQNAFDAGEAAADFDGDGELTLFDFLAFQNAFDAGCE
- a CDS encoding GC-type dockerin domain-anchored protein, whose protein sequence is MNKTIILALLAATGAAAHADPITVTITGEVASSRITEGDLAAVSAGDITTVTFQVDSDEFFDVLPGDLRNYPVNNDSFLLDFGSVSTTIVSGTEAFFTLVDGFPVSDGFILSTSRTSPGGVPLQTSPYQLGFDLGYEGSTLDSLDIADALGLYEFAGLTRFNFTVWSIFPDNVAMEINFVSMEIASDVCAADFDGDGELTLFDFLAFQNAFDAGEPAADFDGDGDLTLFDFLAFQNAFDAGCE